The genomic DNA TGCGAGGACACAATGATCCGGGAGGCGGATTCGTTGGTGGTCTGGTAGTTAGCGGCGCAATTGCTCTGTACGCCATTATCGATAGTGCGTCAGCCGCGAGACAGATGCTTCGTGTCTCCCCGAGAATTCTGATCGGCTCAGGGCTCTTAATTTCGCTAAGTAGTGGACTAGCACCGTTACTGACAGGTCGCCCATTCCTCACCGGTTTGTGGACGACAGCAACGACTGTCGGTCTGGGAGAAC from Thalassoglobus polymorphus includes the following:
- a CDS encoding Na+/H+ antiporter subunit B, with product MDSVILKTAIRFLLPLLLLASVFLFLRGHNDPGGGFVGGLVVSGAIALYAIIDSASAARQMLRVSPRILIGSGLLISLSSGLAPLLTGRPFLTGLWTTATTVGLGELHIGTPLFFDLGVYLVVTGVSVVFIFSLLEE